CGGATTGGGGAACCTGTCCTCCATCTCTATCTCCCGTATTCTTTTCCGTGTACTGGCACTCATAACCATATCTTTAACCTCCCTCCCGCTTAAGTAAGCTAACGCACTCTCTTGGGTCATCTATGGAGTTGCAGGACATAGCCTTTCTATATTATTACGTTTTTTTGAGGGGAATTAATCAGCTGCAGCACACGGTTTGGGCGGTTTTTGAGGAAAAAAGCAAAGGCCCCGGCAATCAGAATTACCGGGGCCTTTCTGAATATATGAATCCACGCCCTGCAGGATTCGAACCTGCGACCTACGGATTAGAAATCCGTTGCTCTATCCGGCTGAGCTAAGGGCGCACAGCTTTAGCGTTAATGGTCGGGGTGGAGGGATTTGAACCCCCGACACCTTGGTCCCAAACCAAGTGCGCTACCAGACTGCGCTACACCCCGACAAGGAGAAAAGAAAATAGTTTATAGTTTCTCTTAAAGGAAGAGTAATTATCAAGAATATAAAAATTTTTCTCCCCAATGGAAGAGTTTTTGCTTTAAAAACCAAAAGAGGTCGGTTGTCAGAGATAAATTGGGGGAGAAAACAACACCGTGGAACAGGAATTGTCCTACATTCTTCTGGTAGAGGATAATGAGAGCCATGCCCTTCTGGTGAAGCGTGGTCTTGAGCAATGCGGCAACAAGTGCAGGCTGGTCCATGTAACGGATGGTGAAGATGGGTTGGATTATCTCTTCAACAGGAGAAGTTTCACCCAGGAGAGACGAAACCCCCGGCCCAAGTTTGTGTTTCTGGACCTCAGACTTCCCAGAATGGATGGGCTGGATGTGTTAAAGGAGATAAAATCCTCCGACTACACCCGTGACATTCCTGTTATCATACTCACAAGCTCAATGGCCGAACCGGATATCGTAAGGGCATATTACTACAACGCCAACAGCTATCTGGTAAAACATATAGACTTCTCCCAATTCAGAAAACAGATAATCGACACTGTAGAGTATTGGATTAACTGGAACATAACGCCACTTTGATTTAACGTTTTGACCACTTTTTTTCTCCGGATAAGTCCAAGGGAGAGTGCATCTGTGTTGATGAAAAACAGACCCTTTTTACGCATACTCCTCTGGAGCGTACCATTTTTCATCATAATCGTACTCTTGTTTCAAAGCCACTCTGGCTACCGCAGACAACAAGAACTGCTGGTTGAGGTTATCAGGAGCAGAAATAATCATGTCGGGGAGCAGATTCTAATGAGGCTCGACCTGCTGTTTTTCGAACGTGTCAAGGACATAACTCACCTTGCAACGATTATAAATAGTAACGGCCTGGAAGAGAGGAGGTTTTTAAGCGATGCAGAAGGAATTTTATCAAGAGAGCCGGGGTATGAGAGTATAGGCTTTTTCTCCCTTACAGGAGATCTTCTCTTCTCCGTTCCGCAAATCAACACCTATCTGCAGAAGGTCAGTCCCGGTACTGTTTCCAAAGCCTTAGAAGATACCTCTGCAATATTTACTCCTCCCATTGCTGTTCAGAATGAGAAAGTATTCACAGTGGGAATTTTAGTTCCTGTTCCACAGACCGGAGTAGCAGCCGGGATGCTGCGGATTGAAAAAATCATCCTGGAAGTTATAAAAGAGACTACCCCCTACCCCCAATACGCTGAGGTATATATAGAAAACAGAAGCATATCCGGGTCTCCAATGTGCAAAGATTCAGAAAATAACACCCGGTCTCAAAGATATGTAACATCCTTTATATCCAAGGAGATAATGGGGCTTCAATGGGGTGTGAGAATTATCAGACCGGTGGAGGGAAGATATGAGAGGCTTTTTGAAGAGGGCAGATTAAGGTACATAATAACTCAGATTGCAGTTCTATTTGCAGGCGGGTTGTTGTTTCTCTCTTTTGCCGCCCTTTCAAGGGCTGAGTCGAGTGAAAAGCGCCTTGAAATTTCTGAGGGGCGATACCGGAGACTAACCGAAAACGCAAGGGATCTGATTTTTAGATTCAATTGTTCAGAGAAAAGGTTTGAATACGTGA
This is a stretch of genomic DNA from Chitinispirillum alkaliphilum. It encodes these proteins:
- a CDS encoding Two-component system response regulator; the encoded protein is MEQELSYILLVEDNESHALLVKRGLEQCGNKCRLVHVTDGEDGLDYLFNRRSFTQERRNPRPKFVFLDLRLPRMDGLDVLKEIKSSDYTRDIPVIILTSSMAEPDIVRAYYYNANSYLVKHIDFSQFRKQIIDTVEYWINWNITPL